The Desulfonatronum sp. SC1 DNA segment GAACCCTGAACCGCCACATCTTCATGAGTTCTCCGGGTCCGTGAACAGCCAAAATTATTACCCGTTCAAGCCGACATTGCAAACCGTCTCCCCCAAGCCGCCGACAGCTGCACGGCGTCCGTGGACGATCAAAATATTGGATGTTGGAGTGGTTAAACGAAAAAAGCCCGTCACGACAATCCGCGACGGGCTTAAATTGGTAAAAAAAACGAAAAGAAGGATCAGTCTTTCAACTTATTAACAGCCAGGGTCAGTCGGGACACCTTTCGGGCCGCGCACCCCCAGTGAATAACTTTTTTTCCCGCGGCCTTGTCCAGAACGGTGGTGGCCTGCGTCAATTGGGCCTGGGCTTGTTCCAAATCCTTTTGCTCCACGGCCTGACGGACCGCCTTCACGGCATTCTTGATCCGGGTCTTGGTCGCCTTATTGCGGGCCTGAGCCTTCAGGCTCTGACGGTGCCGCTTGAGTGCCGATGCATGATTAGCCAATGTCTTTCCTCCTCAAGGATGTAGAATCGATAAAATTTGAATATGGGCGGCACGTTGTGCCTTTCGAATTGTCTCACATGGCAAAAAAAGATTCCTACGCAAAAGAGCGTCAAGTTGTCAAGGAATTATCTTCACGGGTCAGTGTTTTTTGTCGCTAAACCTGCAAGGCCGGAAAGTCGGCAAGCGCGTCGAACCGGTCCACTAGGGACTTGAGTAAGTTCAGACGATTATTCCGCAATTCCGTCTCCGGACACATGACCATGACATGGTCGAACAGGTCGTCCACATATGGTTTGATTTCCAGAAGCAGGGCCAGCATATCCGCGTACCGATCCTGGGCCGCCATTTCCTCCCAGCGTGGAACGATGGCCCGCCAGGCCCCGGCCAGAGCCTTCTCTTGAGATTCAGTGAGCAACGCATCGTCGCAGACGCCGCTGAGGCTTGGACCGTCCGCGCTGTCCACGGCCTGCTTGCGGATGATGTTCGCGGCCCGCTTGAAGGTCTGCACCGAGGCCGTAAACTCCGGCTCCTTGCTGAAGCGCAACAATGCCTCGACCCTGGCCCGCAGGGCCCAGACATCCGCGAACCCGGCCCCAACCGCTGCGTCCACGATCCGAGTGGGATAGCCCTGACCTTGGAAATAGGCTTTCAGGCGCTGGCCAAAAAAGTCCAGCAGCTTGGCCCGGCTCACCTCGGGCTCGATTTTCCACGAAGTCGGCCCATAAGCCTCCTGGGCGTCCGCCAGCAGCTTCTCCAGATCCAGGCGCAGGCCGTGTTCCATGATGATCCGGCAGATCCCCAGGGCGGCCCGGCGCAGGGCGTAAGGATCATTGGCCCCGGTGGGGGTCATGTCCAGGCCGAAACATCCGGCCAGGGTGTCGGCTTTTTCCGCCATGGCCAGCAATGCTCCCAGACGAGTGGTCGGGACCGGGCTGTCCGGCCCGGCGGGCAGATAGTGCTCGGCAACGGCCTGGGCCACCTCCTCCGCCTCTCCCTGCAGACGGGCGTAGATCCCGCCCATGGTCCCTTGCAGTTCGGCGAACTCCTTGACCATCTCCGAGACCAGGTCCATTTTGGCCAAAAGTCCGGCCCTTGCGGCCCGTGCCCGGCTTTCGGGCAGGAACCTATCGGCCAGGACCCCGGTCAAACGCTCCAACCGCCGACACTTGTCGCCCATGCTGCCCAACGGCGCCAAAAAGACGACGCTCTCCAGCATGTTCAGCCACGTCGTGGAGGAAGCCCGGCAATCGACATGAAAAAAGAACCGGGCGTCTTCCAATCGAGCCCGAAGCACCCGCTCCCAGCCCTTGCGCACCAGATGCTCGTCCTTGGGCCGCAGGTTGATCACGGTCAGAAAATTCGGCAGCAGGTTGCCGGATTCGTCCTCTACGCCGAAACTTTTCTGGTGCTGCTCCATGCTGGTCAGCAATACCTCGCGGGGCAGTTCCAGGAAAGAAGGATCAAACTCGGCCAGCACGGCCACCGGGTGCTCCACGAGCTGGATCACTTCCTCCAAAAGTCGATCTTTCCAGACGACCCGCGCCCCACTCAGGGCCGCCAAGTCGTCGCCTTGCGCAACAACGGTCTCCCGTCTAACGGCGCTCTCCAGAACGACGTGCCCCTGCTCCGCCAGGATCGAAAAAAAATCCCCGGCCTCCCGGATATTCCAAGGGCCGCGACCCATGACCCGGTGCCCGTACGTCATGCGGTCCGCGACGACCCCGGCGAATCGAACGTCCACCACGTTCGCCCCGAGCAGGCAGAGAATCCAGCGCAGCGGACGACCAAACGCCGTATCCCCGTCGGCCCAGCGCATTTTCTTGGGAAAGCTCAGGCCGGCGATGATTTCGGCCAACAGCCCGGGCAGGATGTCCGTGCTTCGACCGCCGCCCACCTGCTTGCGCACCGCGGCATAGGCCCCCTTGGGGGTGTCGTAGGCGAACAGTTGAGAGGGCTCCACTCCGTATCCCGCGGCAAACCCCAAGGCCGGCTTCAGAGGTTGGCCGTCCGGTCCAAAGGCGGCTTTCCAAGGCGGCCCGATGAACAGTTCCTCCATCACCTGCTGGTGCTGATCCACGCTTGGACAGAAAACGGTCAGCCGTCTGGGTGTCGAAGCGGTCCGCACCGGAGCGGCCTGAATCCGAGCCGTCTCCAGGGCCTGACTCACCCCCTCGGCCAACTGACGCTCCAAAGGGGCCAGGAATCCGGCCGGCATTTCCTCGGTCCCCAATTCCAGAACAAACGGCGCGCCGGTCATGACGCACCTCTTAAAGCATCGGGCTGGGACTCTGGCCGCGAACCGGACTGGCCCGCCGGCGCAAGCATGGGCAGGCCCAGTTCTTCGCGCTGGGCCGCGTACAACCGAGCCACACGGGAAGCCAGTTTGCGCACTCGGGCGATATATCCGGTCCGTTCCGTAATGGAGATGGCGCCTCGCGCGTCCAATAAGTTGAAGGTGTGCGAACACTTCAAGCAGTAGTCATAAGCCGGCCAGGGCAGCCCGGCCTCGCCCAAACGGGTGCTTTCCGCCTCGTACATTTCGAAAAGGCGGGCCAGCATATCCGCGTCCGCGGCCTCGAAATTGTACCGGGAGTGTTCCACCTCGCCTTGATGATGCACCTGACCGTAGGTGACGGTCTGATTCCATTGCAAATCGTAGACCGATTCCTTTTCCTGGAGATACATGGCCAATCGTTCCAGACCATAGGTGATTTCCACGCTGACCGGCTTAAGGTCGATGCCCCCGACCTGCTGAAAATAGGTGAACTGGGTCACCTCCATGCCGTTGAGCCAGACTTCCCAACCCAGACCCCAGGCCCCCAACGTGGGAGACTCCCAGTCGTCCTCCACGAACCGGATGTCGTGTTCGTCGGCCCGGATGCCCAAGACGGCCAAGCTTTCCAGGTACATTTCCTGAATGCGGTTGGGGGACGGTTTCATGATAACCTGAAATTGATAATAGTGCTGCAAGCGATTCGGATTCTCGCCGTACCGACCGTCAGTTGGCCTGCGGGAGGGCTCCACGTAGGCCACGTTCCAGGGTTCCGGCCCAATGACTCGCAAGAAGGTAGCCGGATTGAACGTCCCCGCCCCCATTTCAATGTCATAGGGCTGCTGCACCACGCACCCCCGTTGCCCCCAATAGGTTTGCAAGGCAAAAATGATGTCTTGAAAATACATTGCGGTTCCTGGTTTGATAAAGTTATTGGAAGTCAAATCAATTGCCCTTCCACCTCTTGCCCCGGCTTTCACTCCGAGACGAACCGACCATTGCGCCAGCGCAGCCCGAGATGACGTCGCACGTACCCGTCCACCATCTGAAACAACTCCCCTCGCGTGGCCGGAGACATGGACAGGGCCGCCCACTGTCGAGGGCCGTTGGAAGACAGGTTGTTCAAGATAGAACGGGTCTCCGGCCCGATCCGGAGTTGGTGCCCACCAGTTGGAGGACAGTGGGCGCAATATATCCCACCGGTCTCCATTGCCAAGGTCATTCCAGGGTGATCAGCCATCCTTACGGCTTGTGGCTCGACCCGTTCTCCACATTGCGGCTCGGCCATTGTCCGTCCGCATATCGAACACGTGCTCAACTCCGGAGCGTAGCCTTGGGTGAAACAGATCTTGGCCCGAAAAAGCTGGGCGAATACAGGAGGAACATCTTCGGCCTGATTCAGGACGTCCAAGGTTTCCAACAGCAGCCCATGTATCGCCGAGGCCTCATCAGAACTGATCCGCAAAGCCTGGACGAATTGCAGGCAATTCGCCGCCAGTCCGGCCCGGCTCGCATCGTGACGCAACCGCGAAAATCCACGCAGCAGGGTCGCTTCCTCCAGTACATGGCGACCCTTGGCCGGAAAAAAACGCACCTTGAGCAGCACGCTGTTCAAGGCGTCCAGGCAGCCGCAAAAGCGGCGTCGACTCTTGGCGCCACCGAAGGCCATGGCCGTAACCATTCCGTGACTCGGAGAAAAAAAACGCACCCAGCAGTCGATCTCGCGAAACCTGCCGACTTTGAAAATCAGGCCTTCGCCGGTCCACTCCCGGTACACGACGCACCTTTATTAAGAGGAAGCCACGTGTGATACTTGTCAGGGAAAACGCAAGGACATGACTTCACCGGAGCGAGCCGAGAAGGGCCACGGATTGCCGTCCATATACAGAACCACTCCTCCGGCATTGCCCAAGCGGACTTCCAGGGTGTTTTCAAACGTGATCACGAAGCGTTCCCCGGGCCGTAAAAATGCTTCCCGAGGGCGAGCGCCGTCGGCTTGGGCGGAGAGCCAACAATTTTCCGTGGCCCGAATTTCCAGTGTCTTCTCGACTCCCGCCGGAGCAAGCGCGGGTTCTTGAGCAACCCGAGCCTCCTCGGGACGTCGCGCTTGGCCTGGAGCTTCGGTTTGACCCGTTTCGGCAACGGATTCGGGTGCGGGAGCCGGGTCTGGCGTTGAGGGGGATTCCGGGGTCGTTGCCGGGGGAGTTTCTCGGGGAGCCTCCGCGACGGGCGGAGTTCGAGGCCCGGTTTCTGGAACAGGACGATCCTGAACCGTGTCTACTATCGCCTGGGACTCCAACTCCGGCAAGCCGGCGTCTTCCGGGGTCTCGCTAATTGGTTCCTCGGCCAAGGAAGGAAAAGCCAGGGACCCAGGTTCTGTTCCAATCCCGAGATCGCCTTCTCTCACAAAAGGCTCACCGTGAGGCGCGGGGCCCAGGAACCGCTCCGAACCGGGACGACCTGTGGTCACGGATGAAGCGTCTTGCGAGGCGTCAGTGGAAAATATTCCGAAAATATCACCCTTGAAAAACCAGACTCCGGACCCGATGAGCACCAGAAGCAGCAGAACTCCAACGAAAATACCGACAAACCGTGGCCAGCCCTCCCGCACGGCCGGCAGTTTCTCGGCATCGGCCAAAACCAAATCATCATAATCCGACTCGTCCTTGGAAACATAGATCTGGGCCAGGGTATTGCCCATCTTATCTGCGTCCATTCCCAAAAACCGAGCGTAATTCTTGACGAATCCCTTGGCGTAGACCGGGTGCGGCAGGGCCTGTTCGTTTCCCTCTTCAATGGCCGTCAAGTTCATCCGACTGATCTTGGTCTTGTCCATCACGTCCGTGATTTCCAAGCCCTGCCGGAGACGCTCTTCTTTCAGCAGTCGACCGAATTCCTTCAGATCCATAGTGTTCTCCAAAACAGCGTATCCGCTTTCAGTGCCTGGCCTTCACCGTGCCCCACCGAGGCATGAACGCGCCCGCGTCGGGAATAACCGCATTATTATGAATAGCTAGAGCCGAACATCGATCAAGGCCCTGTTCCGCAGATTCTCCATATAAACATCATAACGCTCATCCAGGAGTGGTTCCATTAACGTCTCGCGGATTTGCTCCTCCACATCGGCCAGGGTTTTCAATTCACCTGCTTCCTCTTCCAGCAGCTTGATTACGGCCGGGCGGTCCTGGATCAGAACAACCGCGGAAACGTCCCCAACGCGCAATGGTTCCACGGCCCCGCGCCAGTTCGGCGACAAGTCTCCCCAAGCGAACATTCCCATGTCTCCGCCTTGCTCAGCTCCGGGGCCTCTGGAATATCGCCCAGCGGCTTCGCCAAATGACATATCTCCAGCCTGAATCTCGGCAAGAATCTCCTCGGCCAGAGTCTGAGAGTCGAACAGAATCAGGCCGAGACGAACCCGACGCTGCTGAGCGAATTCTTCTTTGTTGGCCTCGTAAAAGGACCGAACCTCATCCGAAGTGACCACGACCTTGCGGCGGACCATGAAGCCCAGCAGTCGATGTCGAAGCATTTCTTCCCGCAACCGGCGCTCGTACTGCTCCCGGTTAAGCCCTTGAATGGTCAACTGCTCCTGAAACTGACGCTCGCTCAACCCCGCCCGTTCGCGCAACTGTCGCGCCTGGGTCTGGACCTCCAGGTCCGTCACGGTGATTTCCAGGCGCTGGGCCTCCTGGCGCAAAAGAACTTCGTCGATCATTCGATCCAAGAGTTGGCGCTTAGCGTCCAGAAGCATGCGCTTCTCCGCCTCGCCCAGCTCCTGCCCCTGAAATTGCTCAACGAAAGGCCGAAAACGTTGATTCAGCTCAAACAAGGTGATGACATCGCCGTTGACCACGGCGACGATCCGGTCCACCACGTCTCGAGCCGAAGCAGTTCCAGCGGTTGCCGACAGGAAGAAAACAGCACACAGTATCACAATCTCCCAAAAATATCGCATTCCGTTTCTCCACGCAGAGACTTCAGTTCAGAGTTGGATCATTCCCGTGCCAATAATTGATGGTTGACCTGAATGCTGGCGGACCGCAACGCCTCGGTGAGCCATGCGTCAAAGGCCTCCCGAAGTTTGCTCTCGAGCAGAATCCGTTCCACCAACGGATAGGCCTGGGCCGGATCGACAATTCGCCCCTCGGTTCGCTCCAGTAAAACCAGAACCTGGTATCCGTCCGGGTTGCGCGACAGGATGCTCGTCGCCTGCTTGGGTTCCAAGCCGGACAGCAACGCCTGCCAGTCTCCAGGGATGTTGTCCTCTCTCAAGGCATAAGCATGCACGTCCACCCTGTCAAAGCGCTGCCCCAGCACGTCAGGATCAGGCTCGGTGGCGGAGAGTTCCAGCACCTTCTCCACCAAGTCCCGTTCCTGGCCTTGGACCAACAAAAACCGCACCCGGGGTCGCAGGTAAAAGTCGGCGATACGCTCCCGATAATAGGCGTCCACTTCCAGATAATCAATGGATATGGAAGGCCGCAGCACCTTCTGGACCAGCTTATTTTGATTCAGTCCGGCCCGGAGCTGCTCCCGCCAGCGATCCAGATGAATATATTCCTCGATCAGCATCTGCTCGAAAGCCCCTTCCGGATAGTCGGCACGGACCACCATCTCCGCCGCTTCCATTTCCTCGTCGGTCACGGCCAGGCCGTGATCAGCCAGATAACGGGCCACTAAGCGCTGGATCAGAATCTCGGTCAGCACGGCGCCGTACTCTTCCCGCAGACGAGGCAAAGAGTTCACTTGGTGTGTCATGCCCGCCAAGTATTTCAGATCATGCACGGCCTCGATTTCAGAGAGGAACACGGCTTCGCCGTTGACCCGTGCCACGACGCCCTGCTCGTCCAACGGCGCGGAGCATCCCAAAATCAGGAACAACAGCATGATCATGCCCAAGAAAGCAGCCAGGGAAGCGGCAGAAAAGGCGCCCCGAAATCCAACCAAAGAAGCGGTCGGGAAGACGGGTGGGACTGAAGCCTGGTAGGCGTTGGGGTGCAAGGAGTATTGACGCATGGAGATCATGACGAAGCGGGACGCGACGGCGTCAGCTCGGAAAGCAAGGTCGTGGCTTGTTGCAAATGCCTATAGTTAGCCGCCTTGTCCGCAAAGCGCAACTCCACCCGATTGGGCGGGAGCAGCCGTGCCTGGTCCTGGTGTTGAAGAACCCAGGGAACGATGGCATCCAGGACGGCCAAGTCCAACCCACCTGAATCGCCGGGCTCGTCCTTTCTCCCATTGGTCCCATCCGGCCAAGCCACGACCACCTTGCCCGGCAGCAGGTCGGCCTTGACCGCTTTCAGGGAGGACAACAACCGTTTCAGCCGGACGACCTCCAAAAAGGTTCGCAGTTCCTCGGGAAAACTCCCGAATCGGTCCTTGACCTCCCCCTCGATCTCCAAAGCCGCCTGGTTCGTGCCCGCCGAAGATAAGGCCTTGTAGAAATGCAGCCGGTCCCGGGCTTCTGGAATATAGCCCTCTGGAATATGCGCCGGATACAGGACGTTCATCTCGGTTTGCGCATCCTCCCGGGGAGCTTCGCCCTTGAGACGTCGGACTTCGTTCTCCAGCATCTCCAAAAACAACTCCAGCCCAACCTTGGAAATGGTCCCTGACTGGGTCTCGCCCAGGATGTTCCCGGCCCCGCGCAGCCGCAGGTCTTCCATGGCCACGAAAAAGCCCGCGCCCAGATAATCCATGTCCAGGATGACCTGCAGCCGCTTGCGGGTGGATTCCGGCAGGCCGTTCAGGTTATTCACCACGAAATAGGCGGAGGCTTGGCGCTCGCTTCGGCCCACTCGCCCCCGCAACTGATAGAGCTGTCCCAGCCCAAACATCTGAGCTTGGTCCACGATCAATGTGTTGGCCCGGGGAAAGTCCAGGCCGGACTCGATGATCGCGGTGCAGACCAGGATGTCCAGCTCGCCGTGCCAGAATTTATGCATGGCCTCCTCCAACATGGTCGCGCTCATCTGACCGTGGGCCATGCCGATTCGGGCCTCCGGGGCCAAGGAACGCACGTATTCCACCACCTGCTCCAGCCCCTGGACCCGGTTGTGCACCCAGAACGCCTGGCCGCCGCGTTCCAGTTCCTGGGCCAGAGCCCGGCGGAGCATTCCGGCGTCGCGTTCCAGAAGAAAGGTCTGCACCGGTTTGCGGTCCACGGGCGGGGTCTCGATGACACTCAGAGAGCGGATTCCGGAAAGAGAAAGCTGGAGGGTCCGGGGGATGGGCGTGGCCGTGAGGGTCAGCACGTCCACGTTCTTCCGCAGTTTCTTGAGCTTTTCCTTGTGCTTGACCCCGAAACGCTGTTCCTCGTCCAGGATCAGCAGGCCCAGGTTGGGCAGGTGCACGTCGTCGGAGATCAGCCGATGGGTGCCGATGAGAATGTCCACTCGGCCCCGGGCCGCTGCCTCCAGAACCTGCTTCTGGCGGACCTTGGGCACGAAGCGGCTGAGCATGGCCACCTGGACCGGAAAGTGTTCCATGCGCATCCGGAAATTCTGGTAGTGCTGCTCGGCCAGGACCGTGGTCGGGCAGAGCAGGGCCACCTGCTTGCCGTCCATCACCGCCCGGAAGGCCGAGCGCATGGCCACCTCGGTCTTGCCGAAGCCCACGTCCCCGCAGACCAGACGGTCCATCGGCTGAGGCAAATCCATGTCCGCAAGTACGTCGTCGATGGCCCGGGACTGGTCCGGAGTCTCCTCGTACCCAAAAGAAGCCTCGAAATCCCGGTACATCTCGTTCATCGGACTGTAGGCGTAGCCCTTGGCGACCCGACGATAGGCATAGATTTCCACCAGATCCTGAGCGATCTTTTCAATGGCCTTACGCGCCCGTTCCTTGGTCTTGGACCACTGCGCCCCGCCCAGCCGGTCCAGACTCGGGGACGCGCTCTCGGGCCCCTTGTAGCGCTGGACCAGGTTCAGGCGGTCCACGGGCAAATACAGCTTGTCCTCCCCAGCATATTCAATCAGCAGATAATCGTTGGCCGCGTCCCCGATCCGCACCCGGTGCAGCCCGTCGAAGCGGCCCAGGCCGTAATCCCGGTGCACCAGCAGATCCCCGGCGGACAATTCGTCAAAGGAGTCCAGCCCGGCAAAGCCCTTTTTATGGGCCTGGCGGGCCGGGCCTTTCTTTTCGTCGGGCTGAAGTACGTCCTCGGCCAAAAGCAACAGGCCGTTCCATTCCAGATCCAGTCCCTTGCGCAGGGAGGAGCGAACCAGGGCTACCCCCTGCCCTCGGGGATCGAAGGATTCACCAAAGGAGATACCTTCTTCGGCCAACCGCGTGCCGAACCGGTTCCTGGAATGATCCGAATGAAATGCGATCAGCACCTGGGGCCGCTCATCTTGCCACGTGCGCAGGGCCTGCATCAGCGTGCTCCAAGGACGTTGCCGGGCCTCGGGACGCCAGAACAGTTCCTGGAACGAGCCGAAAGTCTTTTCCGGCAGATCGACGCCCTGGCGATCCACACCGATGAGCAAGTCCTCGAAAACCATCTGGGGCTGGTTGTGCCACGCCAGTCTGGCCGAGGAAGCGGGTTGGATCACACTGGACCGCAGCCAGCGGACCTCGGCTTCGCAGTCGTTTTCCCGTGCCGTCTCCTCAAGAAACGCCTGCCAGGCCCACTCGCCCTCTTCCAGTCGCGGCCGCAGTTGGGACGACCCGGAAAGCAGAAACGTGGTATTCTCGGGTATCCATTGGTTCAGGGTCGAAAACCGCTCGTAGTACACCCCCGGCGCCATCCGCCCGTCGCCGCGCTCCAAAGCCCGCAGCAAGGCCCCGTGGCCACGGTCCGAGACCTCGCCGGTGGCGTCGAAGCGCTGCCAGCAAGCCTGGGCTCGGGACATGGACTCCGGGCTCAGCAGAGCCGGGGCCACCGGCAGGATGATCGCGTCCGGAACATCCTCCATGGAGCGCTGGCGCAAGGGTTCGAACAGGCGCATGCTCTCCAGGTGCTCACCGAAAAACTCCATCCGCAACGGAATCTCGAAGCCCGGCGGAAACACGTCCAGGATGTCGCCGCGTCGGGCGATCTCGCCAACGGCGCCAACCATGGACGACCGGCGGTAGCCCCAGGAAATCAGTTGTTCCAGGATCAGGTCCGGAGAGATTTCCTCGCCCACGCTCAGGTGCAGAAACGCGTTCTCCACCTCCTCCCGGGGCGGCCATTTGGACAAAAAATTCTCCACGCTCAGCACCAGGCCAAAGGGACGCACCGCGCCGTGCAGCGCGAAGAGGGTCAACCATCGCCTGCTCCAAGCGCCGGGGTCCGCGTGCAACGGGTCCTCGGGCGGATAGGCGGGCAGGGAGAACCAACGCCGCTTCCAGAACAGGTCCTGCTCGTCCCGGGAAAACAATCGGACCAGGGCCTCCATTTCCGGAACCTGCTTGGCCTCCGGCACCACCAACACAACGTTTTGCCCTTTGGCCAACAAAGACTCGGCCAGGTAGGCCTGGGTCGCCGGACCGCTTTTGTGCACGTACAGCGCATCCTTCCGCCCTCGTAAAAACTCTTGAACGTCCTTGGTCAAATACACGAACCGTCACCTCTATTGTTCATCGTCGAAAGCACTTTCTTTCCAAAACATTGCCCATCATTTCTGGAGAAATCTCTTCTTGGCGGGTATCTACTTTGCACATTTTGTGTCTGCTCTTACTCCGGCAATCGAAATCGGGGTCGGAATCGGGATCGGAACAGAAAAAAATAAGAACACACCCCAGCGTTTTCGATCCCGATTCCGATTCCGACTCCGACCCCGGCAATGGCATTACTCTGTGCTGAACAGTTACCTTGGCTCGCTTTGCGCCCTGAGCGAAGCGAGCGGTTCCCAAAAATTTCCCGGTTGCAAAAATCTCCCAGTTCATTACAACTGCGCCCTGTCGCGATCCGGGAGCGTCGCCGCGCGCCCAGCAAAACCCATCGGAGGTCATCCAGCAGCATGGCTTATTACCACGAACATTCCGCCGTATCTGTCTCCCTGGACGAACACGTCAAGATGCTCGGCGATGAGGATCTTTTGGATTTTTGGGAAGAAAGCCAATTCATGGAAGGTTTTTTTCACGAGCACGACATCTACCCGGAACTGCCGGTGGAGAATTATGAACGGCTCATTTTGCAGGAACTGCAGCTACGCTTCTGCCAGCGAGGCCAACCCTTCGCCACCCATCCACGAATCGAAACGCCCTGCCCATTCTGAATCCGCCTTAATTGCCCACTCCGGGTTTGCCTTGCCCGGTGCACTCATCCTCAATGAAACGGCACGCAACGTAGTAGGGGCACGGCGCGCCGTGCCCCTACGTTGGCGTGCCGTGCTTCCATCAGCATAGCACTACGACACCGCCCTGCCTGCCAAGTGCCCCCGTCCGATGCAGACGTACTCCAGATCGAAGCGCTTCAGAAATTCCGGATCATACAGATTCCGGCCGTCGAAAATAATCGCCTCGGTCAGGTTTTTGCGAATCCGCTGAAAATCCGGATTGCGGAACTGGTTCCACTCAGTGGCCACGGCCAACACGTCCGCGCCGTCCAGCACTTCGTACTGGTTGGCATGAAAGGATACCAGCGGATTGTCCGCCAAGGCCTCGCGAGCCTTTTCCCCCGCCGCCGGATCAAAGGCCCGGACCCGCATCCCGGCCGAGGTCAATTCCGCAATCAGTTCCAGGGCCGGGGCCTCGCGGATGTCGTCCGTGTTCGGCTTGAAGGCCACGCCCCACAAGGCCAGGGTCTTGTCCCGCACCCCGCCTTGCTGAGCGAAGTAAGCGGAAATCTTGTCCACCAAGCTCCGCTTCTGACGCATGTTCAACCCGTCCACGGCCTTGAGCACCCCGGGTTCGTAGCCACTGCTAGCGGCCGTGTCGATCAGGGCGCGGACGTCCTTGGGAAAGCAGGAGCCGCCGTACCCCAGGCCCGGGTAGATGAAGTGCCGACCAATGCGCGAATCCGAACCGATGCCCATGCGTACGTCGTTGACGTCCGCGCCGACCCGTTCGCAGATATTGGCGATTTCGTTGATGAACGAAATCTTGGTGGCCAGCATGCAGTTGGCAGCGTACTTGGTCATCTCCGAACTACGCACGCCCATGATGATCAGCTTTTCCCGGCTGCGAGCGAACGGCGCGTACAGGGCCTTGAGCAGTTCGCCCACCCGGACGTTGTCCGTGCCCACCACCACCCGATCCGGTTTCATGAAATCGTTGACCGCGTCGCCTTCCTTGAGGAATTCCGGATTGGAGACCACGTCGAACTCGATGCTCACCCCGCGGGCCTGCTGTTCTTCCAGGATCAGCGCCCGCACCTGATCGGCCGTGCCCACCGGGACCGTGGATTTGTTCACCACGACCTTGTACTCCTTCATGAGCTTGCCCACGTCTCGGGCCACCTGGTGGACGAAACGCAGGTCGCAACTGCCATCGGGCCGGGAAGGGGTCCCCACGCAGATCATCACGAACAAGGCCGAATCCAGACCATCCGTCAGTTCCGTGGTGAAGCGCAACCGGCCCTGCTCCGTGTTCCGCTGCACGATCTCTTCCAACCCCGGCTCGAAGATATGGATTTTGCCCTGAGTCAGATTTTTGACGATCTCCGGGTTCACGTCCACGCAAACCACGTTGTTGCCCATTTCCGCGAAACAAGCCGCGGTCACCAACCCCACGTATCCCGTACCGACAATACATAAATTCATGACGAATTGATCTCCTTCACAAAAGTGTTGTTCCTTGCATCCATGGCAATCGCGCCAAAGGCGACGCTTTCTTACCGCCCCCGCATACCGGGCACAACCCCCAGGAATCGAGGTCGTTCGGGCTTGGGTTCGAACCGCGGAATATTTTCCTGGTAATTTGAGAGCTTGGTCGTATTACCCCGCCGCTCGATCCACCGACGCTTGATATTCACCATTCATCGATGGTAGCCCAATTATAGAACGCCGAGCAACAACAGAGCTCCGAACTTCCAATACGCCTGAAGCCCTTACCTAACCTGGAGATCGCTTATGAACATCGTCGTGCT contains these protein-coding regions:
- the rpsT gene encoding 30S ribosomal protein S20, with translation MANHASALKRHRQSLKAQARNKATKTRIKNAVKAVRQAVEQKDLEQAQAQLTQATTVLDKAAGKKVIHWGCAARKVSRLTLAVNKLKD
- the glyS gene encoding glycine--tRNA ligase subunit beta; protein product: MTGAPFVLELGTEEMPAGFLAPLERQLAEGVSQALETARIQAAPVRTASTPRRLTVFCPSVDQHQQVMEELFIGPPWKAAFGPDGQPLKPALGFAAGYGVEPSQLFAYDTPKGAYAAVRKQVGGGRSTDILPGLLAEIIAGLSFPKKMRWADGDTAFGRPLRWILCLLGANVVDVRFAGVVADRMTYGHRVMGRGPWNIREAGDFFSILAEQGHVVLESAVRRETVVAQGDDLAALSGARVVWKDRLLEEVIQLVEHPVAVLAEFDPSFLELPREVLLTSMEQHQKSFGVEDESGNLLPNFLTVINLRPKDEHLVRKGWERVLRARLEDARFFFHVDCRASSTTWLNMLESVVFLAPLGSMGDKCRRLERLTGVLADRFLPESRARAARAGLLAKMDLVSEMVKEFAELQGTMGGIYARLQGEAEEVAQAVAEHYLPAGPDSPVPTTRLGALLAMAEKADTLAGCFGLDMTPTGANDPYALRRAALGICRIIMEHGLRLDLEKLLADAQEAYGPTSWKIEPEVSRAKLLDFFGQRLKAYFQGQGYPTRIVDAAVGAGFADVWALRARVEALLRFSKEPEFTASVQTFKRAANIIRKQAVDSADGPSLSGVCDDALLTESQEKALAGAWRAIVPRWEEMAAQDRYADMLALLLEIKPYVDDLFDHVMVMCPETELRNNRLNLLKSLVDRFDALADFPALQV
- the glyQ gene encoding glycine--tRNA ligase subunit alpha → MYFQDIIFALQTYWGQRGCVVQQPYDIEMGAGTFNPATFLRVIGPEPWNVAYVEPSRRPTDGRYGENPNRLQHYYQFQVIMKPSPNRIQEMYLESLAVLGIRADEHDIRFVEDDWESPTLGAWGLGWEVWLNGMEVTQFTYFQQVGGIDLKPVSVEITYGLERLAMYLQEKESVYDLQWNQTVTYGQVHHQGEVEHSRYNFEAADADMLARLFEMYEAESTRLGEAGLPWPAYDYCLKCSHTFNLLDARGAISITERTGYIARVRKLASRVARLYAAQREELGLPMLAPAGQSGSRPESQPDALRGAS
- the recO gene encoding DNA repair protein RecO, translated to MYREWTGEGLIFKVGRFREIDCWVRFFSPSHGMVTAMAFGGAKSRRRFCGCLDALNSVLLKVRFFPAKGRHVLEEATLLRGFSRLRHDASRAGLAANCLQFVQALRISSDEASAIHGLLLETLDVLNQAEDVPPVFAQLFRAKICFTQGYAPELSTCSICGRTMAEPQCGERVEPQAVRMADHPGMTLAMETGGIYCAHCPPTGGHQLRIGPETRSILNNLSSNGPRQWAALSMSPATRGELFQMVDGYVRRHLGLRWRNGRFVSE
- a CDS encoding RodZ domain-containing protein, with the protein product MDLKEFGRLLKEERLRQGLEITDVMDKTKISRMNLTAIEEGNEQALPHPVYAKGFVKNYARFLGMDADKMGNTLAQIYVSKDESDYDDLVLADAEKLPAVREGWPRFVGIFVGVLLLLVLIGSGVWFFKGDIFGIFSTDASQDASSVTTGRPGSERFLGPAPHGEPFVREGDLGIGTEPGSLAFPSLAEEPISETPEDAGLPELESQAIVDTVQDRPVPETGPRTPPVAEAPRETPPATTPESPSTPDPAPAPESVAETGQTEAPGQARRPEEARVAQEPALAPAGVEKTLEIRATENCWLSAQADGARPREAFLRPGERFVITFENTLEVRLGNAGGVVLYMDGNPWPFSARSGEVMSLRFP
- a CDS encoding SurA N-terminal domain-containing protein gives rise to the protein MRYFWEIVILCAVFFLSATAGTASARDVVDRIVAVVNGDVITLFELNQRFRPFVEQFQGQELGEAEKRMLLDAKRQLLDRMIDEVLLRQEAQRLEITVTDLEVQTQARQLRERAGLSERQFQEQLTIQGLNREQYERRLREEMLRHRLLGFMVRRKVVVTSDEVRSFYEANKEEFAQQRRVRLGLILFDSQTLAEEILAEIQAGDMSFGEAAGRYSRGPGAEQGGDMGMFAWGDLSPNWRGAVEPLRVGDVSAVVLIQDRPAVIKLLEEEAGELKTLADVEEQIRETLMEPLLDERYDVYMENLRNRALIDVRL